The following nucleotide sequence is from Trifolium pratense cultivar HEN17-A07 linkage group LG2, ARS_RC_1.1, whole genome shotgun sequence.
TGCTTCGAGATGAAGAAACAGCCGAGGACAAAATGATACAGAAAGATATCAGTGATGAAGACCTGGAGAAGCTTTTGGATCGCAGCGATCTTGTTATCAATAGCTCAACCGATGAGAAAGCTCCAGTTAGTACCTTTCCCCTTAAAGGGCCTGGATGGGAGGTGGTGATTTCTGCTGCGTCTGGCGGCATGCTTTCCACTCTTAACAGCTAAATTTTCGTATCTGtgaaattaactttttatttctaaatatttttaaaaaaattcctttttGTGGTATGAGATGTAGTTGACTTTTTTAGACGATCTCAGCCAGTGATGTCAATTGTTAGAGGTAATGTCCTAGAGGGCATTCAATTTTGTAAAGTCTACTAACGGAACTAGATGTAGAAATGAAGCTACTCAGAGCCAGTGGTCATGTTTTTTTGCTTAGAACTATTCACAAATCCAATACATTGGTATCTACTCAACTTACATTGGCTTGTAATTTAGCTGATTAGTTCGTTTAATATTGTCAGACTATATTGATTCAAAGGCTATGTTTTGATTTTCCTCGCGGCTTGTTCAGTTAATCATATTCATGCATTTAATAGAGTCTTGCTAACATGTGTCTAAGGCTATTGTTTAAGGTTTTTAAACAGGGTAACTAATCATTGaacatttaattaaaaatttctgtttacttttaataaaaacacaacttccaatttaatttttttactagctAAGCAATGTACTTTACTCACTAGCATttgcatttatataaaaaatattatattatgttCTATTAATGAAAAACcacttgataaaaataaaataaaattatgaagcTTGTGTTAGTAGTCTAATGTGGTTCAGATATATTGGTTAACTTGGGCAAAAATTACTAGTTAACATGTTCTTTCAACCCATTTAATGTTGCAATGCTTGCTTGTATTTGCTGAGattgatgttaattttttttatttttttattttacaacttTCAAACAAGGTTAGAAACTGTTATTCAATGTAGGAAACGGTTATTATAGTGCTTACCGCCGAGTATATTGCGCCTAATtgaaaatgaaacaaataaTGTGAATAAAACCCAAGCATACATTTTGCGGAAAGATCGGAAAATTCGCTTTGTTCACACCTGGCTGGAAAGCAACAGAAGTGCAAATTGGTTGGCTAATTTTAGCTTTTCATTGCTTTAGCCTCCATTATTTTCTCTCTAAATGCTATATGGTTTGCTCGTAATCAGGTCCGTTTTCATAACGTCCTTGTTCCCTTCCATCAATCTTGCTCTTCTATTTCTGCTTCAGTTCAAATGGCTGGAAACATGTCTAAGGGTATTATGTCCAATTGTATTACTGACTTTCAAGCTTTAAAAGAGTTTAATATTGTGAGTCATGTTGGTCCTGCCCCGAAGATACAAGAGGTTATTTGGTCTTTTCCTCCGACTGGTTGGATAAAAGCAAACACTGATGGTGCAGCGAGAGGTTCTCCGGGGCATGCCTCAGCTGGTGGTATTTTTCGTGACTCAAGTGGAGGAATCAAAGGTTGCTTTAGCTTGTATCTGGGTATTCAATCTTCTCTCTTTGCTGAAGTAATTGCAGCTATGCATGCTATTGAAATTGCTCATCAAAATCATTGGCATAATTTTTTGCTGGAATGCGACTCTAAACTAGTGGTAGATGCATTCAATAATCACCATATAATTCCTTGGAAGATTAGAAATCGTTGGTATAATTGTATCTATTTCTGCTCCCTTATGAACTTTagaatttctcatatttttaggGAAAGAAATTGTTGTGCTGATAAGCttgcaaattttagtttaaCGTCTCGGGAAGATCACTGGTGGGATAATGTTCCTAGTTTTATTGGTGATGACTTTTTTCGCAATAGGACAACCTTGCCTTCTTATAGATTCAATTGATTGTTTTTCTTGGGTTTTGGCCTAGTCCCCCCAATGTTGTTCAATTGCTttgtttcaataaatttttatgtgtgGTGCTGCAAATGATTGGTGGTGCTTGGGGTGCCAACATAATTGGGATGTCAAGTTTCTACGACTGATGCCTTTGCACTACACTAGcctttatataaataaaaattcggATGATTTTTTGACTTAACCGCACGGTTTTGTTTGGTTGACGGTTTACATTTCAGAAAatcaaaccgaaccaaaccaaactgcaATGTGTTATATTTTGGAGTCGTAATGATGTATTACTTTGGAATTTCAAGTTGTTCTTTTTTCTGGTAcgataatattaatttttgtgttgtaatgttattttagataaacaacttttatcggtattgtgattttttttttccgaaaaatTATCGATATTGTGTTGTTATTTTGtaaattcaagttttttttttttggatatttaaaattttaagatactataatgttatttttgataaacaacttttattagtactataatgttattttggaatttcaagtttttttttatatatttaaaattgttttatgttatgctGTAAACCGCACCAACCAATCCAATCCGAGCCatattggtttggtttggatgactttttaaaaattaatcgaACCAAATTGAACCGCATATATTTTCTCGCAATTAGGATAACTTTTATGCTCATCCCTAATCTAGTCTTGGATCTTCAGTTTTCATTGTAAATAACAAAAGAATAGGGAAATAGTGTAaataggaaaataaataaaataatgaaaagaacTACACCGAAAGAAAGTGCTGGAGCGTTGTTGTTGTTTCTGGGAAGCTCTAGAACACGACTCGGTTTGGTGTTACAATAAACGGTGAGTGTCTCTTTCTTTGTCATCTCAAACACTTGTTCTCTTTCTATCTCTCGCTCGCTTGTTCAACATTGTGCTGTTACTGCTTCTGCATCATCACCACTCAGGTTTGTCATTCTTCTTTACTTTCACCCACCTCCCAATGAATCAATCAACTTGCCTTATAGGTGTGTGTTTGTAACTATACCTGCATGAAATCTGTTTTCTGTTACATCCCAAATATCATTAATTCTTTCTTGGTATGGATCATATTCATTGTTTTCGTTATAGAATTCTGAAAAAATTTGTcctgtgagcttagctcagttggtaggcgTATATTATGCCGGGGAGctggggttcgaatcccgaacACTCCACTTTTTTAAGCTAGAATTtatagtcactagactactagATCTAAAAAAAAGAACTCTAAAATCTTAtacttgtttgtttgtttgtttgtttgttgtggTGTGATATGTATTTTGGTATCTACCTGTATGATGCAAGTTTAACTCTAAGCATtattatatactaaataaatgtaaaatggGTTATCTTTGAGCTCTGTTCTTATGGTTGACTCTATTAGAGAAAGACTGCTCATTGTTTAgcataaatgaatttttcaaacaaactaATCATATCTGAGTaccattttttatgatattGTTTAGCAAATTGGTAGAAAACTGTTAACTTTATGGTCTGTTAAATGCAGGATGGGAGAACCTGCATATACTGTGGCATCTGACAGTGAAACTACTGGGGAGGAAAAGACCTTACCTCTTCCTGAAATAGCAATTGGAATCGACATTGGCACTTCACAGTGCAGTGTTGCTGTGTGGAATGGTTCCCAAGTGGAGcttttgaaaaacaaaagaaatcagAAGCTTATGAAATCATTTGTCACTTTCAAAGATGAATCCCCTTCTGGTGGAGTTACCAGTCAATTCTCCCACGAGCATGAAATGCTGTCCGGAGATACAATTTTCAACATGAAACGCCTGATTGGAAGAGTTGATACTGACCCTGTAGTCCATGCAAGTAAAAATCTCCCATTTCTAGTGCAGACGTTGGACATTGGCGTTCGGCCCTTTATTGCTGCTTTAGTGAACAATGTCTGGAGATCCACCACTCCAGAAGAAGTCCTTGCAATGTTTCTGGTGGAGTTAAGACTGATGACGGAATCTCATCTTAAACGACCGATAAGAAATGTAGTGCTTACGGTTCCAGTTTCCTTCAGTCGTTTCCAGCTGACTCGTCTTGAGCGTGCTTGTGCAATGGCTGGTCTTCATGTTCTCAGACTAATGCCTGAACCAACAGCAGTGGCATTGTTGTATGGACAGCAACAACAGAAAGCTTCTCAAGAAACTATGGGCAGTGGAAGTGAGAAAATTGCTCTCATTTTCAATATGGGTGCGGGTTATTGTGATGTTGCTGTGACTGCTACCGCTGGAGGAGTGTCCCAGATAAAAGCCTTGGCAGGAAATACCATTGGTGGAGAAGATTTGCTTCAGAATATGATGCGTCATCTCTTACCGGATTCTGAAAATATATTCAAGCGTCACGGGGTtgaagaaattaaatcaatggcATTGCTTCGAGTTGCAACCCAGGATGCAATTCATCAGCTTTCCACCCAAACAAGTGTTCAGGTAGATGTAGATTTGGGAGATGGTGTGAAGATATGCAAGGTTGTTGACAGGGCAGAGTTTGAGGAGGTGAACAAAGAGGTATTTGAAAAGTGTGAAAGCCTTATCATCCAGTGTTTACATGATGCAAAGGTAGACGTTGAGGACGTAAATGATGTGATAGTTGTTGGGGGATGTTCTTATATCCCAAGGGTGAAGAATCTTGTTAGCAAAATATGCAAAGTAACAGAAGTTTATAAAGGTATAAATCCTTTAGAAGGTGCGGTTTGTGGTGCAGCGATGGAAGGAGCTGTTGCTTCAGGCATTATCGATCCCTTTGGAAATTTGGACTTATTAACCATTCAAGCCACTCCTCTTGCCATTGGAATTCAAGCTGATGGAAACAAGTTTGTTCCTGTAATTCCGAGGAACACGACAATGCCTGCGCGTAAGGATCTACTTTTTACTACTATTCATGATAATCAAACTGAGGCATTGATACTTGTGTACGAAGGTGAGGGAAAGAAGGCAGAAGAAAACCACCTGTTGGGATATTTCAAGATAATGGGAATACCAACAGCACCCAAAGGAGTTCCTGAAATCAATGTGTGCATGGACATAGATGCTGCAAACGTGCTGAGAGTTTTAGCTGGTGTCGTGATGCCTGGATCTCGTACACCTGCAGTTCCTGTTATGGAAGTGCGGATGCCGATGGTTGATGATGGCCATGGTTGGTGTGCTGAGGCCCTAAATAGAACCTATGGTGCCACAATGGATTTGGTTACCCTCAAGAAGGCATGAGGTCATGTTCCTGCATCATTGTACCATTTTTAGTTGTTTTCCTGTGTTTTAGTAACATAAGTTTATTTACATGTATAATGTTTGTAATATAATGgaaataaataatacatggaagaCTTTATTTCTAAAGCTTCCACCCTGTTTTTCTATCTGTCTGATATTACCTTCTTCTATTTCTGTTatcttttcttcttattttgcaattttgttTTACTTTGGCTATACTTAATCTTTTCTATTGGTTTGGTGCATACACTACACTTACTCTTTAACTCCAACATCTATAAATCACTCAAATCATGTTTTCATCAATGTTTTTACTAGGGTCTCTTTGAAGATCCTAATTTTCAGTGCCCAGTTCTTTAATATGTTTGTTAGTACACTATGTAACACTGATTTTGGACACCTTAAATTTGTCATTTTGTTACACCTTTTGAGGACCTGGTTTGAGTCTGATATTGCTATTTTGGAATTCTATTGTTGCtgaaaaaaatttgttcaacCATGATGTATAagcaatatttattttgttcaatAGTTTAGCTTTGAACTAGTAGGCTTGTTAAATCAGTGTTTTCTTCCATTAATTTTACTTCATATATACTTGGATAAGTGATATTTACCAACCATTTCTGATCCTTACCATGCATAACAAAGAGAGGAAAAAGTAAAAGCAACACTAGAGGACTCTCAACTCAAGTAAGTGAAATCATTCATGAGTAAGGTGTAAATGCTGAGTCAGCAAGACACATAATTCTTTACTCTTGTAAGGCACCCTAGTGGAACAGGTGGCTAGCAGAGAACAAAGCCTTGTATGTGTGTGTCTTGTTAGATACTCTTAAAAAGTTGATTGTACTTGCTTGAAATTCAAGAGGAATTTTGGCTTATGTGTCAAAAAAGGAAACCTTCTGAATGTGTGCCTTTTACTACCACCATAGAATATTGATGCCAAATGATGGTGAAAACACAGAATTACTAGTATATCTTCAACCATAAGCCACTCTTTAGTGAAAGATATAGTTAAAGATAAAATTGATACACTAATAGAGGCTTCCTTTTTCTACTTTTTCAGTGATTGAAGTGTGAATTTCAAAGCTGATTGGTGGAGTGTTCCCTTAGGGATAAAAGGTATGAAAGGGACATTATACCAAACATGAGAATTTCATCATCATTGGCCTACATGGGATGTGAAAATGtcccaaaacaagaaaaaaacgACCTTGTGAAAATCTTCACCCCTTGTTTCAGCAAAGGCTATATATAAAAGGATTTTCCTCTATTTCTCTCTTACCCTCTTCTTCTTACTATAACCTTCTTCAGTAATTGTCACCTACATTACATGATCCACACTTACTTCATCAAATGGGGTGGTTGCAATCCCTCTTCTCTCCATTGAAGAAGGTTTGGTTCAAGTTGCATTCAACTCAAAACAAGAGTATGTTCCATATAAGACACTTTCCATACCCTGCattgtttttacttttcttcTTCTGATCCATGTGTCTTCTTGTTCATTGTTCTTAATACTTTGTACAAAACTTCTTATCAttgaatcaatcaatcaatcaataacAAACCATAGAGTTCCTTCACATGTATTTCAGTGAAATTTCATAGAAGCACAAGTAACAATATACAATTGCATACACTACCATTTCAACTCTGAGAAATATGTTATTTGCAGAATCATTTATTAATTATCTTCCTATTTATGcggataatttatttattattgcaGGAAGAGGGATATACATTTTGTACGAAGATGTGAAATCTTGCCCCTATGAAGACGTGCAAATCCTCTGGTCGATACTAATGGAATCACATTCACCTTCTTTGTCGACGCAAGAATGATGAACAAAACATAATTGCGAAGAGGCTTGTAATaatgtatataaaatattttgaaatcatCATGAATGATTCCATTGCTTTTTTACAATCTTCTATTAGAGATTCCCTACCTCTTAcctcttttacattttatttgaataCTTGTTTTATTctctttatctttcttttcatttttcctTTATGTCATCCATCTTATTCTCACTTATCTTTCTTCCACTAGTTAATTATATATCTCTCTCCTAAGTGTAGAAGTTGAGTGCAAGAAATGGAATATTTATGATGACCATACacataatgttttgtttttcttttccttttaacTTTTGTAACAATATTTGAATAGAATGATTGTCTTCTTTTGAGTTTTGTGTTTTATAAAGCATCCACTTAGTCCATCTTTTTTCCTCTCTTTAATGCTTTCCATTAATTTGTAccataatttttcaaaatctgTGTGGGGTAAGATTGTAATAGTctatatattgtttattttttcccaaaagaaGTATGAATAAGGCTTTATATTGGTAAGGTGTCTATTTGAAGCTGTTAAAATGGTAATTTTTGTTGTTCCTTAGTTTTCCTTATTGAAGTTAATGGTGAAAGCTACTTTGGAATGAATAGAACAAACTagctacatatataatatatatttatggtGTAAAAAGAAAATGGAGTCTTAGTGATGTGATGTTATAATTGATCTTATGATGCTAATCTGAGAGCCACTAGCTAAAGGCAACTCATATGAGCGTTGAAGAGAGATATACCATTCTGTAAATGCATGCTTGGAGCAAGCATAACAAGtattttagcatttttttaGTGTGTTTAGGGGCTGACTTAAAGAACTATCTATCGGGAACGGATCCTCTCCAGTGGATATTTTATCCGAGAGTGTTCAGTGGTGATCTTCACCCTTCAATTATGTTTGATCCACTCGAGTAGTAGCGGATTAATGGTTGAGATTCCACTGCAGAAAATTTACACCGCAGGGGATATATTTCTCTATCGACtgtctaaaaataattttctcgAGATGTATAGTTGTGTGCATTGTCGTgtctaaataacatttttcttcgATAAAACATTTGAATTCAGATCTCATATATTGGCGCACAAGAAAACCACATTCATTCGTAGTGATGTCAGTTAAACACATTAATTATATGAAAGCTTGCCTGAATTTTCCTTTCATCTCATAAGAATAATCTTCATTCTTAACTTAGCCTAGAATGCTTATATGTAAATGCAACTATTGCAAGGAATATATTGCATGGTTGAGTCATATTCTAATTCAGTCATAAGCTTAAGTATGAAACCAGCAACAACCATATGGtgaatcaatttgaaaataagaaatattcTATACAATTATACAAAGGCttataaaataagagaaatattGAAAGAGTCATGTAATAACTGAGAGTTTTGAACAACTATTTCATTATAAGTTGAAATTAGCTTGAAatttgttcagctttcctcttcaGTCCCGAAAAGTTCTCATGTTTAACATCACCACTGAGAACAAGATAGGGTGTCTTCATACGAGCTTCAGCTTCTCTCATTCTCTCTACAAACAGCGATGGTTATCTGAGGAGGTCAAGATACGTGCTTCTTCATTAATGCGATGACGCCAGACAGATTCTTTAATCTCTCTAAAGACTATCTTATTTTCTCTTGACTTTCTAGCTGTAGAAATTTGATCATCAACAGTCTCATTACAAGGATTTGAGGAGGCAATTACAGCAATAGCTTGAGGACGGAATACTCCTTTCTCCTCCTGATTCTTAAGAGCTAATCGTCTTGCTTTCTCTAAGGATTTACGAAGATCCTCATCATCATCTGCAAAAACTGGAGTTTTAACATTCCGAGATTGTTCTTGTTGAAGTAATTTGCAGGCTTCAACTGCTTTAGCATAAGCAAACTGGTAAGCATTATTTCTCGCCAATCTTTCTTGTTCATCTTCGATGGTTTTCCTCTTTGCATCTTTCCTCCAACCAAGGTCGCCAACATCCAATCCTAAAGAGATAGATTCAGCTTCAAGGGCATTAATGTCGAGCTTATCTTTCTTCCTTAAGGACTTTTTCTTCTTAGACTTCTTAAATTGAAGCATTTCTTCACGAGAATAGTAATCTGATGATGATACTTTTCCATATGAAGTAAGGTCTTCAAATTTATTAGAAGAAACACCGATTGGCCTTCTTTGAAGCTCTTCAAGTTTCTTTTCAGCTTCGCCTGAGAATCTTCCTCTTTCATCCAAAGTTAAACTCTCTTCAGCAGCTGAATCATCGTATTTTGGAAGTATTTTCTTTTCTGCTGAGGGATCATCATTGAACTTATCGTCGTATATGCTAGTTTTCTTTGCAGCTTTATAAGCATGATCTCGGCGTTTTTGTTCTCCGATTTCCACATTCTCGAGCATATCAACGTCTTCATTAAGATCACCATCAGCAAGTATAGGCTGATCTTTGATAGTGAGAACTACAGTACCTCCTTCCGCAACTTTGTCTAGGCCGCCATGAAGAACTTTCACT
It contains:
- the LOC123907881 gene encoding heat shock 70 kDa protein 8 — protein: MGEPAYTVASDSETTGEEKTLPLPEIAIGIDIGTSQCSVAVWNGSQVELLKNKRNQKLMKSFVTFKDESPSGGVTSQFSHEHEMLSGDTIFNMKRLIGRVDTDPVVHASKNLPFLVQTLDIGVRPFIAALVNNVWRSTTPEEVLAMFLVELRLMTESHLKRPIRNVVLTVPVSFSRFQLTRLERACAMAGLHVLRLMPEPTAVALLYGQQQQKASQETMGSGSEKIALIFNMGAGYCDVAVTATAGGVSQIKALAGNTIGGEDLLQNMMRHLLPDSENIFKRHGVEEIKSMALLRVATQDAIHQLSTQTSVQVDVDLGDGVKICKVVDRAEFEEVNKEVFEKCESLIIQCLHDAKVDVEDVNDVIVVGGCSYIPRVKNLVSKICKVTEVYKGINPLEGAVCGAAMEGAVASGIIDPFGNLDLLTIQATPLAIGIQADGNKFVPVIPRNTTMPARKDLLFTTIHDNQTEALILVYEGEGKKAEENHLLGYFKIMGIPTAPKGVPEINVCMDIDAANVLRVLAGVVMPGSRTPAVPVMEVRMPMVDDGHGWCAEALNRTYGATMDLVTLKKA
- the LOC123907882 gene encoding SART-1 family protein DOT2-like encodes the protein MKQTRTKKQSESASNISSLVNKSRKIENQRVLQDNIIAVEGSDHTDHHLAGVKVLHGGLDKVAEGGTVVLTIKDQPILADGDLNEDVDMLENVEIGEQKRRDHAYKAAKKTSIYDDKFNDDPSAEKKILPKYDDSAAEESLTLDERGRFSGEAEKKLEELQRRPIGVSSNKFEDLTSYGKVSSSDYYSREEMLQFKKSKKKKSLRKKDKLDINALEAESISLGLDVGDLGWRKDAKRKTIEDEQERLARNNAYQFAYAKAVEACKLLQQEQSRNVKTPVFADDDEDLRKSLEKARRLALKNQEEKGVFRPQAIAVIASSNPCNETVDDQISTARKSRENKIVFREIKESVWRHRINEEARILTSSDNHRCL